In a genomic window of Prochlorococcus marinus subsp. marinus str. CCMP1375:
- a CDS encoding sulfite exporter TauE/SafE family protein, with protein sequence MLSELFIQLLLIIVSITSNFLSALSGGGAGLIQLPALIFLGLPFSKALATHKVASVALGLGASIRHYKEKTLETKITLFVLGFGLPGVLLGANTIFAIPSEIATFSLGIMTLCLGIYSSKSYQDKLSYSNKSLSNQRLIIGCFILFLIGVLNGSLTSGTGLFVTLWLVKWFGLSYTRAVAYTLILVGIAWNGTGAIVLGLKNEIQWFWLPSLIIGSLTGGYLGAHIGIIKGDKLVKTLFEFISITIGISLIVKSISHIF encoded by the coding sequence ATGCTCTCAGAACTCTTTATACAATTGTTATTGATTATAGTATCTATAACTTCTAATTTTTTATCTGCATTATCTGGGGGAGGAGCTGGTTTAATTCAGCTGCCTGCATTAATATTTTTAGGCCTTCCATTTTCGAAAGCATTAGCAACCCATAAAGTTGCAAGTGTTGCGCTTGGCTTAGGTGCAAGTATTCGCCATTATAAAGAAAAGACTCTGGAAACTAAAATCACCTTATTTGTATTGGGATTTGGTCTACCTGGAGTTCTCTTAGGGGCTAATACTATTTTTGCAATTCCTAGTGAAATTGCTACATTTAGCTTAGGTATTATGACATTGTGTCTAGGTATTTACTCATCAAAAAGCTATCAGGACAAGCTGTCATATAGCAATAAATCCTTAAGCAATCAAAGATTAATTATCGGATGTTTTATCTTGTTCTTAATTGGAGTTCTAAATGGTTCGCTAACATCAGGAACAGGATTATTTGTAACATTGTGGTTAGTTAAATGGTTTGGTCTTTCTTATACCAGGGCTGTGGCCTATACATTAATTCTTGTGGGCATTGCTTGGAATGGAACAGGAGCTATAGTACTGGGCTTGAAGAATGAAATACAATGGTTTTGGTTGCCCTCACTTATAATTGGTTCTTTGACAGGTGGTTACTTAGGTGCACATATAGGTATAATCAAAGGAGATAAACTTGTTAAGACCTTATTTGAATTTATCTCCATTACAATAGGAATTTCCTTAATAGTTAAATCCATCTCTCACATATTTTAA
- a CDS encoding DUF4912 domain-containing protein — MTFLRLIKEKLKNIGRHIIGKLSLNKNYLSVTLLESSQIRCRWYINNRDSKMISNNNTFLLCIRMYDITNIKNKEIGTCIMKEVEANKLSKECVLTPPVSTGTLRIEIGYREPFGEWFLLSSSLLCLAERTNEAFLPNDLWFYLSSNPEKESESIHERIYQLSNNLINGGSDVAHEKSKHIKG, encoded by the coding sequence ATGACTTTTCTTAGATTAATTAAGGAAAAGCTTAAGAATATAGGTAGACATATTATAGGAAAACTATCATTAAATAAGAATTATTTGTCAGTCACATTACTTGAAAGTTCTCAAATAAGATGTCGTTGGTATATCAATAATAGAGATAGTAAAATGATCTCCAATAATAACACCTTTCTCTTATGTATCAGAATGTATGACATAACTAATATAAAAAATAAGGAAATAGGAACTTGTATTATGAAGGAGGTAGAGGCTAATAAACTTTCTAAAGAATGTGTTTTGACTCCTCCTGTTTCTACAGGTACGCTTCGTATAGAGATTGGATACAGAGAACCATTTGGTGAATGGTTCTTGTTATCATCTTCTTTATTATGTTTAGCAGAAAGAACTAATGAAGCTTTTTTACCAAATGATTTATGGTTTTACCTTTCTTCGAATCCTGAAAAAGAATCTGAAAGTATACATGAAAGGATATATCAGCTTTCAAATAATCTAATTAACGGCGGTTCTGATGTAGCCCATGAAAAATCAAAGCATATAAAAGGCTAA
- a CDS encoding DUF2862 domain-containing protein, with translation MDDINKQYSLSEVGSIVSIDPSKIKDRVSPELIELLNDRPNGKIVGYRITDGTQIGLILELSNGKTVWFFQDEIKESIKTRSNQKSSKISLISRERGIKVNKEISYLVNPTNFINWLLYSIKDVQ, from the coding sequence TTGGACGACATAAATAAACAATACTCTCTTTCAGAAGTTGGATCTATTGTCAGTATTGATCCTAGTAAGATTAAAGACAGAGTTTCACCAGAGTTAATTGAGCTATTGAATGATAGGCCTAATGGAAAAATTGTTGGCTATAGGATAACAGATGGTACTCAAATAGGTTTAATTTTAGAATTAAGTAATGGTAAAACTGTTTGGTTTTTTCAAGATGAAATTAAAGAAAGTATAAAGACAAGAAGTAATCAAAAATCATCAAAAATATCATTAATTAGTAGAGAAAGGGGTATAAAAGTCAACAAGGAAATATCTTATCTTGTAAATCCTACAAACTTTATAAATTGGCTTCTATATTCAATAAAAGATGTTCAATAA
- a CDS encoding DUF3303 domain-containing protein, protein MQFFVVTCVVPSETQDEGYTAFIKYMEDGALMDKFEGFELVARLHMPESGELCIICKAADNKALFKHFMFWRSAFGCEFLYRPALTCAEMVEMQKLHNSEMESKGF, encoded by the coding sequence TGCAATTTTTTGTTGTGACATGCGTTGTTCCTTCAGAGACACAAGATGAAGGTTATACAGCATTTATTAAATATATGGAAGATGGGGCATTAATGGATAAATTTGAGGGTTTTGAATTAGTGGCAAGGCTTCATATGCCTGAATCTGGTGAACTATGCATAATCTGCAAAGCTGCTGATAATAAAGCACTCTTTAAACATTTTATGTTTTGGCGTTCAGCTTTTGGATGCGAGTTCCTATATAGACCTGCTCTCACCTGCGCAGAAATGGTTGAAATGCAAAAGCTCCACAACAGTGAAATGGAAAGTAAAGGGTTTTAA